In one window of Tenacibaculum mesophilum DNA:
- a CDS encoding uracil-DNA glycosylase family protein, translating into MENLLNEIKNCKICEKYIEPNPVVLASKKSKIIIVGQAPGTKVHQSGIPWDDASGKQLRKWLGVTDKKFYDTNNFGIIPMGFCYPGKGKSGDLPPRKECAPQWHQPLLKEISEVKLIILIGMYAQNYYLKEKAKRTLTETVNTFGEYLPKYFVLPHPSPRNRFWLTKNPWFEKEVLPMLKNTVKKLI; encoded by the coding sequence GTGGAGAATCTGTTAAACGAAATAAAAAACTGTAAGATTTGTGAGAAATATATAGAACCCAATCCTGTAGTTCTTGCTAGTAAAAAATCCAAAATCATTATTGTAGGTCAAGCACCTGGAACCAAAGTACATCAGTCTGGGATTCCTTGGGATGATGCTAGTGGAAAACAGCTTAGGAAATGGTTGGGTGTTACTGATAAGAAGTTTTATGATACCAATAACTTTGGAATAATACCTATGGGTTTCTGTTATCCAGGAAAAGGAAAATCAGGAGATTTACCACCAAGAAAAGAATGCGCTCCACAGTGGCATCAACCTTTATTAAAAGAAATATCAGAAGTTAAGCTGATTATTTTAATAGGAATGTATGCTCAAAACTATTATTTGAAAGAGAAAGCAAAACGTACACTTACAGAAACAGTAAATACTTTTGGAGAATACTTACCTAAGTATTTTGTATTACCCCATCCATCACCAAGAAATCGATTTTGGTTGACCAAAAACCCATGGTTTGAAAAAGAAGTTTTACCTATGTTAAAAAACACGGTAAAAAAGCTGATATAG
- a CDS encoding Na(+)-translocating NADH-quinone reductase subunit F, giving the protein MQELTKQELHNLGMNIVGKKLQEMGYEFVAINSELKKHPQFVLFKKGEPTIFVLVKTTNNIQSPQEYDVLWMETFKKHAEKQNAKVWYAGIGIANAESVDLPVFKDKPYYVAFDDFIKIS; this is encoded by the coding sequence ATGCAAGAACTTACTAAGCAAGAACTTCACAATTTAGGAATGAATATTGTGGGTAAAAAACTGCAAGAAATGGGATATGAATTTGTTGCAATAAATAGCGAGTTGAAAAAGCATCCACAGTTTGTGTTGTTTAAAAAAGGAGAGCCTACCATTTTTGTATTAGTAAAAACTACGAACAATATACAGTCACCCCAAGAATATGATGTATTGTGGATGGAAACTTTTAAAAAACACGCAGAAAAACAAAATGCAAAGGTTTGGTATGCAGGTATAGGAATAGCAAATGCTGAAAGTGTAGATTTACCTGTGTTTAAAGATAAACCTTATTATGTTGCTTTTGATGATTTTATAAAGATCTCATAA